Below is a window of Agathobacter rectalis ATCC 33656 DNA.
GGGAGCATAGATATGAGCAGACGAACAGAAAAAAGAAAGTATGGTAAATATAATAAATTTGATGTTGTGTATGCGGATTTTGGGAAAAACCCACATGGCATTCAGGGCGGAATCAGACCAGGAATAATTATTTCATGTGATGCAAGCAATCATGATGGTGCACCGCAGGTGTCAGTAGTCCCTTTGAGCAGTAAGTTAAAGGATATTCCGGTACATGTGATTTTAAATCCGAAGGATGTGAGTGGATTTGGATTAAGTAAGATCTCTGATTTTATGCCTGAAGATGCACAGACAATTTCAAAAGGCTGCATTAGAGCAAAAAGTGGAACTGTCATTGAGGATTCAGGCGTGAGAGAAGAAATAGACAGAGCATTGATACGACAGTTTGATCTGTTACCTGTAGCTCGCAAAATGGTAATGGAGCAATCTGGTGATATGTCAAGATGATTTTTGAAAAGATTTCGATATGTTTTTCAGAAAAAGGGTAACTTTAATAGACCTATGCAAAAACACAGGCTAAAACCAGTTATTCATTTGATGTATCCAGCGATACGCCGGAGTACAGTTGGTTTCTGGCCAGCAATCCATAAACCAAACGAACGAATTTACGTGAAGTCAGCGCGAGTGCTCTTTTGTGTTGATGCTTCGGAACTTCGTTGTACTTCTTTCGATAGTACGCTCC
It encodes the following:
- a CDS encoding type II toxin-antitoxin system PemK/MazF family toxin, encoding MSRRTEKRKYGKYNKFDVVYADFGKNPHGIQGGIRPGIIISCDASNHDGAPQVSVVPLSSKLKDIPVHVILNPKDVSGFGLSKISDFMPEDAQTISKGCIRAKSGTVIEDSGVREEIDRALIRQFDLLPVARKMVMEQSGDMSR